The window GTGTAAAGGACTTGTTTAGTCCTCTAATATTCCATGTGCCGAAAATCATATTAGTGGAATGGTTGTTGGAGTAGGCCCTTTCGTAAGTCCATGTACCTGGTTGTGTTCATTGCCTCCATCTCTATCAGGAGGCTCACTTTCCTGAATCCTTAATGTTGCATATTTGTTTCTTCTTGTCAGCTCCTCATAGTCTATTATTGGTTGATCTTTTGTACCTAATTTACCATGATAAACCATAGCCTGTTTGCCTCTACCTCCAATCTATATTTGAATCTCCTGTGTCTCCTCTTATGAATTCTTCTTCTCATTTGTTTCCTTATCAACAATAATTGattcattttcttcatttataGCAGCCTTAGTCTTCCTCACCCATTTCTGCTTTCTACCCTTATTCATCTGCATTTGGCCCTCTTTTGGTGATTTTCCAGTTTACATTTCCCATTAGAATGACCAAATTGGTAGCACTCTTGACATAGTTTTGTCTTCCATTCATATTCCACAATTTGCACCCTTATCTTACCATCAGGATGCTCTATATTCAGTTCATCTGGTAATGACTGTGTTATATCCATTTCTATCAACACACGAGCATAGGAAATTCTTTTACACTGTGTCATTAGTCTGTCAGTGCAAATAGGTTTTCCCAAACAACTCGCAATTCTTCCCAGATTTTCCTCTGCCCAGCATTGTATAGGTAGACCTGGGAATGTGACCCACAGTGGCATCACACGCTTAGGCTCTTTATCAAACTCGAAATCTAGCTCCCAATTCTTCAACACCATTGGTCTATTGTTGAAAGTATATGGTCCTTTTGCCATAATCTGCATTTTGTCCTCAATTGActcaaatttaaaaatgaaataacCATCATCATGTAATAATACCGTAGTAGTAACTGAATTCCATACCCCATAAGCAAACTTCAACATCTCCTTAAAGGCTGGATTTCCTCCCATGACGTATCCAATGAGTGATGATTCCCATTTTTGGCATTGCAACTCTATTTCTTTATGGTTCAGCTTCACAACTTTAACTTCATCCCTCACCTTTGGCGGATAGAAATTGAGTTGTATCCCTTGCTACACTGTTCAATTGCCTTTGATCACATCTGCCATagttctcttctcttctcttctccaGATCTAGTTGAATAGGTCAATTTCCCTGCTGCCATAGCCATAGTGTTCTCCGATAATTTTGTAATTTCAGTTTCCTTAGGCGGTGGGGCTTGTATGATTGTCGGTGCACTCCCCATCCCTGGAATCCATTGTAGCAATTGTACCGGAACTAGCTCTTGTATAATTCCTGATTCAGGTGTAACCATTCGATTAGAAGTTTCCTCACTACTGTCCTTCGTCTGCATTTGCTGGGAATTAGGTTTCCGATTAGTTTTCCGGCGAGTCATTGTTGTTGGCGCACATTAGCTATCCTTGCTAAACatgcaactttttttttttgaattattaattGTGATGATAAGTTAAAGTTTGACTTGGACTCCATAATGACTAgatatcaaaaacaaatatagaTGGACGACTCCACCGGTAAAGAAATTCGAGATCGAATAGAATAGGTTACATACTTGTGCAATTGCTAACTTCCCGAGAAAGTATTAATTGTTACTAATTGTAATcacaatttaatatttttttctagatgaaataaaataaaactgttaCACTGCTTATTAATTGTCATAATTGTAATGACAATTTAATGTTTAGTTCTAAATTGGACTAGAAAAAAACAAATCTATACGGATTTAGTCAAGTCtccaaatttgaaataaaataaagaaaataaaaaaatagttaaatttATTTGCAATTACAATTTTATCTAACATAAATAACACTTGTTGAGACTTGAGGGCAAAAAAGACAAATGATGTtttgctaagggccttcgtgcttttaatatagtactaggggtacgcgctttgcgcttGTACTGTATACCAAtagatatataatttttaaaaattacgtaaatattattaactaatattttaaagttatttaataaaaattaaaaaaataatttatttattttatcatttattatttgTGATTTTATAATGTTATAGAAAAAATAGATatttttgaaatcctttcttactcGAGCAACAATTTTTTTCTTCGTCGATATTTCACATAATAtttagtaattaaaaaatagttaattaaGTACATTCGTCTCTCTTTTAGTAGTAAGAATATATAGAATCCTCCTCTTAGAAGTATAAGTTTAAACATATTTCATATAGAAATTAGCGTATGCAAATATAAGCAAAAGAAAATGTAATTTTATTTCTCCCAAATAATATTTATGTTAAAGCCCTAGACTTtccacataatccaaataagaaagatttaataaccaaaattttagttgattttaatatactaaatattaggaaaataactaAATTACCATTTTGTCTGatgtaaaattatttttaaagcgTAAAAAAAGCTAACgactaaatatttttttgtataccaaatatttttttttatattagacCTCAAAACATTTCGACTAACCTTTTTATGGTAAAATCATAAAGATCAGATAGTATGATAtccacaaagaaaaaaaaaaaattcgaaaagaaaaactaaaaaggaaaagggaaggGCACGAGACGCCTCTATGCCAACTTTCCAGCCCATTATCCCTTCTCTAGCTAGCCGCCTCCTCTCGTTTTCAGTTTTGGAGGCAAAAGATGTCAAGTCTCAGTAGTGGAGGCTAAGACTGAGGAAGCCACCATATATGTCCGGTTCACGCACATAGTTCCTTACTTGTCTCTCTCTTTTTCAAATCCTTTGTCTTGTTGTACTCttctctttctccttttcttcctttttcttgtcTCTTCTCCTCTTAATCTTTGCTATTAATTAATATGAAAAAATATATCGGGATTAAGTACCTACAGCGCGGGATTTCTAGCACCAAACGACCGAAggcattgtcacgacccaatttaggatcatgaccggtGCTTAGGAGCAAGTGCTTCCAAGTAAGGCTCATCGAtaatttacagaaaatcggacagaaTTTTCCCTATTTTAGGACTATCCAAAAAGCTTTCCTGTCTCATAAACAATTAACAACCAACCAATATTCACCTAAATCAACAACAATCTTTATGAACTAACGAACGAGTTTTCACCAACACTACCAACCTTATAAATAAGATAATACTAAGCCCATCTAAAAAAATACAGAAAGAAAGTGCAATACTAGTAACTAGTCCAATTTAACAAATGAATACTCGTGACACTAATAAAAACAACTAtagagcgactctaagagttcaaaagaaaagacaataacaataaataaactCTTCGCCCACGCGAACCAGTGCGGGGCTCACCAGGAACTATCAACTCGTgtactctaattaacgaaatcctcgctCGCGTCAACTGCTTTCTCTgtataaaaaaaaatagcggggaatgagtcgctagctcagtgagaaataacacttaaccacaaatGTTTTtgattggggacaagtcagaaataCATGCTTGTATAATAAAATTCAgaaattatcacaaaaataaaatgcCCTTTCAAAACGGTAAGAATAATCAGTCTCATCATGTGTTTCCTGTAACAGAATTCAATTTAACAATTTGGTAATAAACTCAGTAAGCACTATATCATATCAATTCTTTATGTCTCGGAGGTTTCCAAGAAAGGATCATGTAATCTGTATCACTGTGTGGACCCTTTTgtaaaaggagtcaaatataacggtaggtTCCTACTCGAGAGAAAACTGTAaatgtatgctagttctaccttcccactagagAGGGCTATAACCGTAATCGGTAATCTGTAACTataaggtgcaccaggtctaacgaacccgccattggctacgggatccttcaaagtctcctcccattAATACTCTTTCTTGTAAATAGTAAATACTCGTATaaaagcattttcaaaataataaagggCATTCCTTATCAAATCTTGTAATTTTATTTCGGTAACAGTCATCATGTCTCAAGTAACAGTAAAACATGTCTAGTAATAGTGAGAATAATTCAAATAACTGTAACATctcaagtaacggtaaaacatatCTAGTAACGGTGAAAATATTTAGATTATTCGgtaaacatctcaagtaaactgttCGATATcatatcaagtaaaggacttgtcccacatgcaattttAAAGCATCGGTAATACGTTTATTTTCAACATCATATATAAACCATGCAAGTTATCAAAACACAAATTGTGATAaaattactactcacagtactcacTTCGAAATACCAAGCGTGCCAACTCGTGCAGTCCATACGACTTCCTCGATCAATCTATATTATCACAAACACGAGTCTAAGTGTCAACTTCGCGAAGTACCAAATTCCTCGTGGTTCCATTCGTAATAAGCTTAGTTAGGCTACCTGTGAAATTATCAAATACTTCTTTGTAATTCTTTCTTCCTAGTTCATGAAACGTTCATCAATTAATCATTTTTATGATAATAAAATAATTCATGTTTAAtgatattcattataattaaatACCAACATTAATCCTAGTATCACAATTTGACTCAAGTCAATGATTATCTATATAATATTACTAGTTATAAGTAAAATTAAGAATACAATGTTAcctctttcttttattcactgTGTGAATTTTGTTTCTGCGTATACCTACACTGAATCAAGATGAAATTCCTCTTCTTGTTCCCTTGTAAAACTTTATGCCAGAAGACTTCATTCCCTCTTTAATTTCCTTGTAATGCTTTCTGCATATGATGGTAAATATTTCTTTTGCAGAGGCTTCGTGGCTCCTTCTAGGTTTTCGTTGTTTCAGATTCTTTATATTTGGAGTAAAGTTCTCCACTACCCTAGTTCATGTTTTTATCCGTACTGATGATCATTATTAGTTTTATGAAATGACCAATATGTCCTCATTTAAATGACCAATATGTCCTCATGTTTCTTGTCTTCTCCTCTTAATCTTTGCTACTCCctccgttctaatttatgtgaacctgtttgactgggtacggagtttaagtaaaaaatgaagacttttggaatttgtggtcctgaACAAGTCCAAATGgagcccagagtatttgtgtggttataaaagcttctcattaagggtaaagttgtaacttagctaaattgttaccaaatttaaaaagggttcattctttttggaacagaccaaaaaggaaataggttcacataaactggaacagagggagtattaattaatatGGAAAAAGAAATCGTGATTAAGTACCTACAGCGCGGGATTTCTAGCACCAAACGACCGAAGGCATATTGTTTAATTGAGAAGTATATGTGCTTCTATATAATAGAACTTAAGATTAaaactttttcttattttctaCAGCTTTTTTCATATAAGTTGGTCATAAATTGGTGACTTTGGCATAGGTTATCTATAATATAGGAGTCGTAGTTATTATTTTTACTAGTCTTTATAGTCATGTGTTGTACACATATCAAGTAATGTTGGATTTGAAATAAAATACCATATGTAGTGTTGGATTGGGGTTTTAAATTCTTTTGAATCGTAATACGTTGTTAGTATCGGATgccaaactcaaaatattttaaggaaaacAAAATTAGTTTGACTTGTGTTTTTCCTTGGAATTGAAAACAAAAACTAATAGTAGTTTTTCTAAAATTCGGTAAACTAGATTATTAAGTTAATAAAATTAAGATAGTTGGAATATAGACAATGAAAATTAAACATTCTTTTTCCCAAGATATACTAATTTTGAATGATTGAAtgcccccaaaaaaaaaaaaaaaaccgaagATGCACTTTTTAGGCAAAACCGCTCGTGGGAATACCTCTCTCACTTTCTCTTCTTCCTCAAAATGATTTTGATGCCTTCATCCGCTACCATATATCTTTCTTTAAGTATCTGCTAAAACTCGCAAAATCACATGTACTATCAACCTAGCAATCTGTATAGGATAAAATTAGCAGATGATGGTGAATGTTCGTCAAGTGAACACATGGCAGTAAAGACCGTAGCGGATCCACTCTTTAAGGTGGGGGTGATATGACACCCCTATGttggtaaaattattatatatttatgtagaaatttttttaaattaggTTAAATATTTGATCCCGCCACCCCCATTGCAGACTAAACAAATGTGCCATGGCTAGTAGACCTTTTTAAAAGCTTTAAtttcttgtgtgcaaaattcaagTTCAAATTTATCTTGAACCTTATCTCACTTTCCCTTTTCGTTGTGCTTTTTATTTCCTTTGTCccagttatttttctttttggctGCCTCCTAATTTCCTATTTTTCGTTCATTATTTTTTATAGTTTTCCCTGTATTCTATTATTTTATCTGTGATCTTTAACAAGAACACTCAAAAAAGAACctccaaaatttaaaatttcataaaataagcATCTCTCTTAATCTCAAATCATTTAAGTTTttcctttcaaaatcaaaaacttGGGTCTTGATAGGAATTTTGGATTGagatcaaatttaatttttatatttttaattataacataaaaaatCATGTTATTCTATAATTGTTAAATACAACTTAAATCTCTTTACTATTAAATTATGACGACTATGTTGCAAGGATTGCCTAGAAAAATATGAGATTTATCATTTTAAATTTTGGGATCTTGTAGTTTAGCTTATTCTGCATTTATTGgagatatatattttttatttttcttattctgatTGGTGAAATTCCCTTTTGAAGATGTTATTTTACTTGTGCAAATTTATTTTTAGCACACAAAAAGATGTAGTTCCCAAGTGAAAATATTAATTGTACTTGAATTGTTAATAGTAAAGGTGtgattctttttttaaaatgctAACTACATTTGCTTCTTGACGTTTGAGATGTAATTTCATATAACAACAAAATAGCTAGTGAAATCTCATAAGTAGAGTAGGAGATAGAGatgtaattttcatattttcaaataaaaaaatgccTATTAAATTAcccaaataaaccaaaaaatgaGCCGAACAAGCTCTATATTAATTATTACAAAGTGTACATTAAAAAGAATTATGGTGGCACCTGCCACCttcaaatcctagatccgcctctgagTAAAGACACGTAGGAAATGAGTCAACAAATAACTGATACCGTATCTATGCATGTGGCCGATGTCGTATGAGTCCCGATGTCATCAAGACCGAAAGAAGAATTTGAAAGCAAGATACCGGTTGAATAATGCAACATTAAAGGAGTAGCCATTATAGAGAATCTTAGTATTTACACTCAAAAGTTATGCGACTATCAAGATGGGTCTTTATTCACTTTAAAAAGGAGCTTGATTTTGGGATCTTATCTCCCCTAACTTATCTATAAATAGATAAAATTGTATTCATGACAGGACACGAAATACTAGTACGAAAAAAGGTTAATATTACTTTATGTAAACATCATTTTGTTAAGCTCTTTGTTCTTGATATTATTCGAAGAAGTTCAATTCAAGGCTCGTAATTTTTTCAAttattcttaatttatttacttTTGATCTTTATTACATTATATATGTGGATCAATTTAATTCACGTATCTATAAACCatgttacaaattcaattgtaccgttttactgctaaacagtttggtgcccactgtGGGGCATATACATTATGGTCACTTTGATCCATTCATATTTTACTAATGTATTTTGACGCTTTTCTTTAGTAATGCAAAAACAGATATGGCACCTAATGATTTCAATAACTCACTCAATATTGGGACAAGTAATAAGCACGAGGATAATTCTGTGGTGAAGCTCAACATAATGATTCGATCAATGAAACTCACATTGATGGAAATGAGACGACTCCAGTCCGGGAAGAACACAATACTCGGTGTGCAAGGATTCTTACCCTTAATGATATGCATGATAAACCAGTTGTCGAGACGGTGAAAGTTTTGAGAGCATAGCAAAGGAAAATCATGAATCATCTCTCAAGATAGGACTAGATAATGACTGAACTCCAGCAAGCGCTATCGGTTACCTCAAATAATTCTAATGGAAGAGTTCGAGCCCCTCCCAGTGTACCTGCAAATTAGACAACACAAATAATTGGTAACATCTTTTCAAGGGACAGGTTCAGATCTAATGATAATCATGCAGGTGGTGCAGGCAGTGGATCGAGAATGATAACAACACAGATGATCCTCTTAAAACCGAGCTCATGAGGTCCATGGGGTAAATGAATGGCCGGATGGATCAATACGCTAAAGAGTTCCACGCTCGGATGGGTCAGATTCTTGGAGCACCTCCGACATTGAAGGTTCTAGattcaaagaagtatactcaattaCCGTTCACACTAAGTGCGGCCCCGGAGTTAATTCCACAGAGGTTCAAGATGTCGGATATTCTAAAATACGATGGAACTTCGGATCCACAGGAACAGATCATAACCTACATTATGGctgtaaagaaaaatattttggccCGCATAAGATCGAATATGTTTTGCTAAAAAAAATTGGCAGAACCCTAACAAAGGGAGCTCTAACTTGGTATTCACTCTTTCTAGAATATTAaattgattcttttgaaatgctcgtatattctttcatcaaagctcaTACTGGATCAAGGAAAGTCCAAGCTAAGAATGATAGATATATTTAAAAGCTCTAGATGAGAATTGGAGTTGCTGTGAGAGTTTATGATCCGGAAGGAGAGGATGTTGTTTCTGGCAGGATCAAATGAATGGGTAGTAGAGGCTTTCACCAAAAGCCTCAATCCTTTAAGCTCCGATGCCTCGAGGAAGTTGAAAGAGAGCGAATTAGAATTTCAGGCAACCTCATGGGTTGATGTCCATAATCGTTATGAATTAAAGATTAGGATCAAAGATGATCAATTGAGTTCTTCGATATCATCAAAAGGTCGTAATCGCGATCCGAATCAAGAAAAGTTAAAAAATGATTTTGATGCAGACTAGATCCTCCAAGAATCATTTCCAACCTTATTTGCCAAACGAAAGGTCTGATGGGCGTGGAGCTAAGAGTTTTCAGTTGTCAGAAAGGTTTAGACTGGGCAGAAGGACTGATCGTGGTCGGAATAACATGGCTTTGCTGGATAAAGAGTTCTCAAGATTTCAACATTCAGGATATACTCGGTTGTTGGATTATAATTTCAATATCAATTTGGTAGAGTTGGTTTTAACTATGAGAAACATCAAGGAAGCAAGGTTCCTAAAGCCAATTTGATCAGACCCCATTAAAAGAGATCTTAATCCCTGGTGCGAGTTccatggtacacatggtcatagGAATGGGAAATGCCGACACTTTCGTGATGAGGTAGCGATGTTGTTAAAAAACGATCACCTTAAAGAATTCTGAGTGACCGGGCTAAAAATAACCACAGGGTCTCCCCGCCTAACAATTAACATGGTTCTTTGTGAGGTTTAAGTAAATGGGGTGATATTTTTTGTAGCTAAAAAGATAAAGATATTAGTCACTCATGTTAAGAGAATCCAAGAAGCatcagaagatgatgaaatcaccTTCATGGAGGAAGATGGGACAACCTTATTTTACTATAGATTGATGCTTTGGTAATATCTCTAAATGTTTTAAATTTTAGAATCAAACGTGTGTTGGTTGATCTAGGAAGTTCAGCTAATATCATCTAACTGAGTGTTTGGGAACAAGCAAAGCTGATCAGAAACATAGTTCCGATGATAAATCTTTTGGCCGGGTTCAACTTAACAAGAGCAACGACCCGAGGAGAGATCGTGTTGCCTATCTATGTCAAGGGGTGATGGAATTCACATTTTTCGAAGTTGTGATGGAGATATGGGCTACAATGTGATTCTTGGTAAGCTATGGATCAACAAAATTAATGCTGTGCCATCAACTTATCATCAATTGTTGAAGATCCCTACACTAGATGAGATCAAGCAAATTAGGGGGTGATCAACCTAATGCAAGGGAAATGAATGCAGTCACCTTATCTAGCAACAAAGtagagaaaattggaaaatagcAACCATAGGAACCAATGTCAACTTCCGTTCTAGTACCGGTAGAGGATGATGGAAAGGAAGAAACATGGGTTATTTATTAGATGACAGATCGTTCCAGGTACCGGAAGAAGCTTtgtttttattgattttcatgttctttggctagttttggatcgtccatcattagtttggaacttgtaaaatttcgatCCTGTAAACCGAAagataaaaaaactaaaactgaaaatatataaaaaaaatatttttttttccgggagtgcagaaaaacgaaaaatcagaaatttaaaattataaaaaaaataaaaaaataactttttttgtggggggagggggagggggagtgGGGTTTGGCgggagggggaggggaggggaggtGGGTGGGTGGTGTAGAAGAGcgaaaaaacaaaaatttgaaaattacaaaaaaaaatagtaaattttctttttgtgcggggtgggggtgggggtggggggagggggtgGGGCGTAGCAGGATGGGTGGTGACGaaaaaaaaactgattttttttaaaaaaaaaaccaaacatgggaaaattaaaaaatattttacgaaaaatgttttccttcataccaaacacagcCTTAGAGTTGAGTTACCTCATATGCTTTGGTCCGCAACACATGGAGTCTTCTTCCTCGTTATTTGTTATATTCTGTCTACTTCTCATTATAGACAATAGTTGTAGTAGTATTGTATATTCTAATAGATGCTAGTGCACTTGTGACACAGAATTTTGGGTATTTTAGACCACTGTTCATGGTTGAAGTGTTGTTATGACATTCAGTTGTATATTTTGTCCGTGCTTCGTATTTGGAAAAAGGTGTTAGTGTTTTACTATGATTTTTAAATCGAATTCTGCTTATTTATTTTGTCACTTATTTTAGAAAGTGCTATGGAATATTGATTGTCGTGTTCATTTATTGTTTGCTTGCCTGACGACAGCGTTGGACACCATCACATCCAATAGTAGGAATTGAATTATGAtagcttggtattagagcactaggttcacataggtttcACAAGTCCTGAGTAGTCCTAGTAAAGTCTTGCTGATCGATAtagagatgtctatacttatcttcaagaggctataaggcgttaggaaacttctctttattAATTTTCCTATCGTGTTGTTGGTGTTGTTCTAAGTCTaaatctttttcttattctttcaCCGATAGTGAGAACACAAACAACGACACCAACTGATAGCGGAGGGGCTGTGCCACTGGCCAATAGAGTTAGAGGTTGAGGGATGGCCAACGCTCCTTTCACTAGGCGGGGGCGTCCCAGAGTAATTCCAAAGGAACAACCAATGGATCCAATAAAGGATCCTATTTTTGAGGGGAAAGGTGAAATACCTGTAATTGAGCAGGCTCGGGAAGATTTCACGACCACACCAGGCTTCCAGGAGGTCGGGAGTCATATATTGAGATTTATGGACTTCATGACCCATGTCGAACTAGTTCCAGTGGACCTGACCATATCTCAGGCCGAAGGAGATTCAAGAGCCCTACCACTCATACACCAACACATGATGCTACTATTTTTTAGGCCCTAGAGGTATTACCTGCAAGCGATGTTCAGCCAATTGCAATGGCTGGAGTAGAGACTAGACCATCCGCGACTGTCTATGAGCAAAAGTGGATGGACATATTTACTAGGCTTCATCCTCCTCACTTTGACGGTGAGCTCCCAGAGGACCTGTAGGATTTTATTAAGCTTTGTAGGGACATGCTACATAATTGGGACTAATGTAGTCCAATGGGATGGACTTAACCACTTTATAACTGAGAGGGACACCCCATAAATGGTGGCAGTATTATATTTTGGGTGGAGCAGTAGGttcacctcccttgacttggAATCAGATTACGCAcatcttcctggagaagtatatTCCATCCACCCGGACGGATAAGTTACACAgctagtttgagcagctccagtagAGCTAGATGTCTTTGACCGATATGCATCTATATTACTTCCCATGGAGGCAAAGAGGGTGCAGAGGTTCATTTCGGGCTTGCACTATGGGATTCAGGTTATTATTGTTGAGTGGAAAAGTTGTGGGCTTCTTTCCACCAGGTTGTGGAGATAGTTCAGATGATCGAGTGGGATCGTAGCCTGAGTAGAGAGGCCAAGACAAGGGACAAGCAACATCGATATTCTGGATGGTCCAACGGTGCCCCATATGGGGGAAAATGTCAGTTGGGGAGGGTCCATCATAGCACGCCAATGTATTAAGCACCACAACCTAATCTGGGTGGTCTAGTGTAGCCATACTTTAATGCCATTCTAGAGAGTACCTATTATGCAtcggctattcagggttcctccggtAGATATTCAGACCATCAAGCCCAGATCCAGAGTCAGCAGTTTCCCACAActaggggttgtttcgagtgcggggagaTTTGTCACGTGAAGGAATTTTGTCCCAAACTTTGGGGCAAGGTAGTGCAGCAGGGCCATCAACCCATGATTATAGCACCAGCTGCTGCACTGCCCATCCGATCGGCCAGAGgtagagggcaggtgggtagagGTTGCATAGAGGTAGAGGCTAGTATGGTAGTACTCCGATCAGATTTTGTGCCTTCCCAGCTAGGCCAAAGGTAGTAGCCTCCGATTCTGTGATCAtatgtattatttttgtttggCATAGAgatgcaccggtattatttgatcTGGGGTATAGCTATTACTATATGTCTTCTCATTTTGCTCCTTATCTGGATGTATCTCGTGAGTCTTTGGGTGTTTTTGTGTACGTGTCTATGCCTATGGGTGATTTATTATTGTGCATCAAGTTTACCAGTCATGTGTGGTAACTTTTCGTGGGTGTTAGACTAGAGCGTATCTTCTATTGCTCGATACGATTAACTTCAAGGTTATACTTGGCATGTATTGGTTGTCTCcgcatcatgctattcttgattttcaTGCGAAAATTGTTACATTGGCAATGCTAGAATTGCAtaggctagagtggagaggttcaTCAAGTAGTGCTATCGGGACTTTATTTAAGATATTTTTATGGAGACTCCCATGATAGATTTAGTGCCTTTGGTAAGGGagttttctgatgtatttcctacTAACTTACTAGGTATACCACCAAATCGT is drawn from Nicotiana tabacum cultivar K326 chromosome 22, ASM71507v2, whole genome shotgun sequence and contains these coding sequences:
- the LOC142176171 gene encoding uncharacterized protein LOC142176171; its protein translation is MGGNPAFKEMLKFAYGVWNSVTTTVLLHDDGYFIFKFESIEDKMQIMAKGPYTFNNRPMVLKNWELDFEFDKEPKRVMPLWVTFPGLPIQCWAEENLGRIASCLGKPICTDRLMTQCKRISYARVLIEMDITQSLPDELNIEHPDGKIRVQIVEYEWKTKLCQECYQFGHSNGKCKLENHQKRAKCR